The following are encoded in a window of Arthrobacter antioxidans genomic DNA:
- a CDS encoding lipopolysaccharide biosynthesis protein, whose amino-acid sequence MNAVGSQAVLLAMSTGVSQLGIAAIFVFAARGTDPASLGIVASAMALGVTLAGLVDFGSNAFWVREIARGVMSLAELGQKLVSKLIIGSGVAGLVTVVLAALGPPSLLWAAGPLGLATLIGQSAQTPLRGAALGHIASLAVVFDRFVAVLAYFTLTSLGVPEASALVGALVAGPIASAFLAAFLTPSKDAPDYRRFRFRSPWDRAGNFGISAGFLSLQNMDVTILGAVAGSLSAGIYGAVNKWVQPVTILAGAFASASAPFIARAGTVRDSWNILRHAVWMPVIAVLVACSLALSAPWLVEALLGDEYRDAAKVLTVLAVAAVPGVLNQPLFIALQYLGSDRPVAIVLSASIVLQLVLVAALAPALGALSCAVAILAAQLLQLTAFVILTVHEVRRTGRVSTTPHVGDTTV is encoded by the coding sequence ATGAACGCTGTGGGCAGTCAGGCCGTTCTTCTGGCAATGTCGACCGGCGTGTCCCAGTTGGGCATCGCTGCGATATTCGTTTTCGCTGCACGGGGAACTGATCCCGCCTCGCTGGGCATCGTAGCCTCCGCAATGGCGCTCGGTGTCACGCTCGCGGGCCTGGTCGATTTCGGTAGCAACGCCTTCTGGGTCCGCGAGATCGCCCGAGGCGTCATGTCCCTCGCGGAACTGGGGCAAAAACTCGTCTCCAAACTGATCATCGGCTCAGGAGTGGCCGGGCTCGTCACAGTGGTGCTGGCCGCTCTTGGACCTCCGAGCCTCCTCTGGGCTGCGGGACCTCTGGGTCTTGCCACACTCATCGGACAATCGGCTCAAACACCTCTACGCGGAGCCGCACTCGGCCACATCGCATCCCTGGCAGTCGTGTTCGATCGATTCGTGGCCGTTCTTGCCTACTTCACTCTTACTTCACTAGGAGTTCCCGAAGCGTCGGCGCTCGTCGGCGCTCTCGTAGCCGGTCCGATCGCGTCGGCTTTCCTGGCCGCATTCCTGACGCCGTCCAAAGACGCGCCCGACTATCGGAGATTCCGGTTCCGGTCCCCCTGGGACCGTGCGGGCAATTTCGGCATCTCTGCGGGCTTCCTGTCCCTGCAGAACATGGACGTGACAATCCTCGGTGCGGTAGCGGGATCCCTCAGCGCCGGCATCTATGGAGCCGTCAACAAGTGGGTGCAACCGGTCACCATTCTGGCGGGAGCATTCGCCTCGGCATCCGCGCCGTTCATTGCCCGCGCCGGAACAGTCCGCGATTCCTGGAATATCCTGCGGCATGCGGTCTGGATGCCGGTCATCGCGGTACTCGTCGCCTGCTCCCTCGCATTGTCGGCGCCCTGGCTGGTCGAGGCGCTGTTAGGGGACGAGTACCGGGATGCGGCGAAAGTTCTGACCGTCCTCGCTGTCGCCGCCGTACCAGGAGTGCTGAACCAGCCGCTCTTCATCGCTCTCCAGTATCTGGGGAGTGACCGACCTGTCGCGATCGTCCTCTCCGCGTCGATCGTCCTGCAGCTCGTCCTCGTCGCCGCGCTGGCCCCGGCCCTGGGTGCTCTGTCCTGTGCGGTGGCAATTCTCGCAGCGCAGTTGCTGCAGCTCACGGCGTTCGTCATCCTGACGGTGCACGAGGTGCGGAGGACGGGAAGAGTGTCCACAACTCCTCATGTCGGGGACACGACGGTGTGA
- a CDS encoding glycosyltransferase — MRILQVVTLASPDGAFGGPLRVAINQSRALTDAGHDVELVAGARGFTGGNPTRFMGFPVSLFTVRTVIPRTGFAGLTSVSLLRWLATNVRRFDAVHIHLARDFVTLPAAAIARAAGVPYVVQTHGMIDASNHPLAGPLDRVLTRPLLRRAQRVLYLTDREADDLTELAATALPLQYLPHGVPSADVSTRGSGGPEVLFLARLHPRKRPLQFVEMAIELHGRFPDARFRLVGPDEGEGRAVQRAIRNANLGDTILWEGALSPSATLTRMSRCDLYVLPSVDEPFGMSVVEALSLGLPVVVGESCGLAEQVRTSGAGTVFDGSLEGLVEAVAEYLVNPTRCASSGARARELAHNSFGMDAVAHELGQVYEESSGTCPGPHRRRDGT; from the coding sequence ATGAGAATACTGCAGGTGGTCACGCTCGCCTCGCCTGATGGAGCCTTCGGGGGGCCGCTCCGCGTTGCCATCAACCAATCCCGCGCCCTGACCGACGCAGGGCATGACGTCGAACTCGTGGCAGGAGCCCGGGGCTTCACCGGAGGCAACCCGACACGGTTCATGGGGTTCCCCGTCTCGCTGTTCACGGTCAGAACGGTCATCCCCCGGACCGGATTCGCCGGGCTCACCTCGGTGTCGCTCCTGCGGTGGCTGGCGACGAATGTCCGACGATTCGACGCGGTGCACATCCACCTGGCGCGTGATTTCGTCACGCTGCCGGCGGCGGCCATCGCCCGTGCAGCAGGCGTTCCCTATGTCGTTCAGACCCACGGCATGATCGATGCCTCGAACCACCCCCTCGCCGGCCCTCTCGACCGTGTCCTGACCCGGCCGCTGCTTCGGCGGGCGCAGCGGGTGCTGTACCTCACGGATCGAGAAGCCGACGATCTGACCGAGCTCGCCGCAACGGCACTTCCCCTGCAATACCTTCCCCATGGGGTACCGAGTGCTGACGTATCCACTCGTGGGAGCGGCGGCCCGGAGGTCCTGTTCCTTGCTCGACTTCACCCGCGGAAGCGCCCTCTTCAATTCGTCGAGATGGCGATCGAGTTGCATGGAAGGTTTCCCGACGCTCGGTTCCGATTGGTCGGACCGGACGAAGGGGAAGGTCGTGCGGTGCAACGCGCCATCAGGAACGCGAACCTCGGGGACACCATCCTGTGGGAAGGTGCACTCAGTCCATCGGCGACCCTGACTCGGATGTCGCGATGCGACCTCTATGTGCTTCCATCTGTCGATGAGCCTTTCGGTATGTCGGTCGTGGAGGCGCTGTCCCTGGGACTGCCGGTCGTGGTCGGTGAGTCGTGCGGACTCGCAGAACAGGTCCGCACGAGCGGCGCCGGAACAGTGTTCGATGGAAGCCTGGAGGGGCTCGTCGAGGCCGTCGCGGAATACCTGGTGAATCCCACCAGGTGTGCGAGTTCGGGCGCGCGGGCGCGTGAGCTCGCACACAACAGTTTCGGCATGGACGCCGTAGCCCACGAACTCGGACAGGTCTACGAAGAATCGAGCGGCACTTGTCCCGGCCCGCACCGGAGGAGAGACGGAACTTGA
- a CDS encoding polysaccharide biosynthesis tyrosine autokinase has product MELNDYLRILRRSWLLITVCVGVGLLVGAVASFAVRPVYTAQTKLFVAIQSSGSVQELQQGDSFTQARVQSYVETVAEPLVLQPVVESLDLGVTAAQLAKKVTATADPNTVIITIAVDDTSPAQAAAIAQATAESLVQSVGGLESPTERGASPVNLTVITPATAPSQPSAPNTWLNLALGLLVGLGLGFGAALLRTTLDTRVRGEADLRRVSDAPLLGGISFDTDAQAKPLLTQAPVQSPRSESFRQLRTNLQFAHVGRESKAVLVTSSLPGEGKSTTAANLAIAIAQGGQSAVLVDADLRRPRLDEYLGLERNAGLTTALVGRAEVEDLLQPWGPDELYVLTAGQIPPNPSELLGSDAMKQLITGLEQKFDAVIIDAPPLLPVTDAAVLAQQVGGVVLVIGSSKVKLPDLQKSLGSLEMVNADLLGVVINLLPSKGPDAYAYAYGYYSYDSEAPSAMEDTHQITRRSTGNSSSDIDGRVIGVSSQSA; this is encoded by the coding sequence TTGGAGCTGAACGATTACCTTCGGATCCTGCGGCGCAGTTGGCTGCTGATCACCGTGTGCGTCGGCGTCGGCCTGCTCGTAGGAGCCGTTGCGTCCTTCGCTGTCCGGCCCGTCTATACGGCCCAGACCAAACTCTTCGTCGCGATCCAGAGCTCCGGCAGCGTACAGGAACTGCAGCAAGGTGATTCGTTCACGCAAGCCCGCGTGCAATCCTACGTGGAGACGGTGGCAGAGCCTTTGGTGCTGCAGCCTGTCGTCGAGTCCCTCGACCTCGGTGTCACGGCCGCGCAGTTGGCGAAAAAGGTCACTGCCACCGCTGATCCGAATACTGTCATCATCACTATTGCCGTGGACGACACCTCCCCTGCTCAAGCCGCTGCGATTGCACAAGCGACGGCGGAGAGTCTTGTCCAGTCGGTAGGGGGGCTGGAGAGTCCGACTGAGAGAGGTGCTTCGCCGGTCAACCTGACGGTCATCACTCCGGCAACTGCACCCTCGCAGCCCTCCGCTCCGAACACCTGGCTCAACCTCGCGCTCGGACTTCTGGTAGGGCTCGGACTCGGATTCGGCGCGGCGTTGCTCCGCACAACACTCGACACCCGAGTTCGTGGAGAGGCAGACCTGCGGCGAGTCAGTGATGCACCGCTCTTGGGTGGAATTTCGTTCGACACCGACGCACAGGCGAAGCCTCTGTTGACGCAGGCGCCCGTTCAAAGCCCCCGGTCGGAATCGTTCCGGCAGCTACGTACCAACCTGCAGTTCGCACACGTCGGCCGCGAGTCCAAAGCGGTCCTCGTCACGTCGTCGCTTCCCGGGGAGGGAAAGAGCACCACCGCCGCGAATCTCGCCATCGCTATCGCCCAAGGCGGCCAGTCAGCGGTGCTCGTGGATGCCGACCTCCGGAGACCACGCTTGGACGAGTACCTCGGGCTCGAGCGCAACGCCGGGCTGACCACTGCGCTGGTCGGCCGGGCAGAAGTGGAGGACCTCCTGCAGCCATGGGGCCCAGACGAGCTGTATGTATTGACGGCCGGCCAGATCCCGCCGAATCCCAGTGAACTGCTGGGCTCAGACGCCATGAAGCAGCTCATCACCGGCCTCGAGCAGAAGTTCGATGCAGTCATCATCGATGCCCCTCCTCTCCTTCCGGTGACGGATGCTGCAGTGCTCGCGCAGCAGGTCGGTGGCGTGGTGCTGGTCATCGGCTCCTCGAAGGTGAAGCTGCCCGATCTCCAGAAGTCGCTCGGGAGCCTTGAGATGGTCAACGCGGATCTGCTCGGCGTCGTCATCAACCTGCTTCCCAGCAAGGGTCCCGACGCCTATGCCTACGCCTACGGCTACTATTCGTATGATTCGGAAGCCCCGTCCGCCATGGAGGACACCCACCAGATCACCCGGCGCTCCACCGGAAACTCCTCCTCCGACATCGATGGGCGAGTCATCGGGGTTTCGTCTCAAAGCGCGTAA
- a CDS encoding sugar transferase translates to MSRTRKNDGWAQRYGRRLAVVDAAVVLWATVGALIIRFGVPETEQLNARDQPYIVLSLVLAAGWWVTLSLRGSREATVLGHGTEEYKRVVSASLILFGLVAIVSYALQFDTARGYVGVALPAGLIMLLLSRVIVRRLLHIEREHGRSCLRVLVVGSSSGVQHLADSLRAQPMAGYIPIGAYLPGVEPDASTAGNLDLQVVGRAVEADDIISDIKGFSPDAVALSSSMQLAPETIRALGWALADLNIRLIMAPALTDVAGPRIHTRPVAGLPLIHVSTPNLEKGQRFFKRTTDIIGATVLIIAASPLLAAIALLVRFDSPGPVLFRQERVGTAGECFEMYKFRSMVVDAEARLEQLLDNHEGNEVLFKLKNDPRITKVGRFLRKFSLDELPQLFNVLGGSMSLVGPRPPLAAEVERYDIRAHRRLLVRPGMTGLWQISGRSLLSWDETVRLDLYYVENWSFLGDLTILLRTFKAVVGRHGAF, encoded by the coding sequence GTGTCGAGAACGAGGAAGAATGATGGGTGGGCCCAGCGATACGGGCGACGGCTGGCTGTCGTCGATGCGGCTGTCGTTCTATGGGCCACCGTCGGAGCGCTGATCATCCGGTTCGGTGTTCCCGAGACGGAGCAACTGAACGCGCGTGATCAGCCCTACATCGTTCTGTCTCTCGTGCTCGCAGCGGGCTGGTGGGTGACGCTATCGCTGCGGGGCAGCCGCGAAGCAACCGTGCTGGGACACGGCACTGAAGAGTACAAGCGGGTTGTCAGTGCCTCTCTCATCCTCTTCGGCCTCGTGGCGATCGTCAGTTACGCGCTGCAGTTCGACACGGCCCGCGGATATGTAGGCGTTGCCCTACCGGCTGGACTCATCATGCTCCTGCTGTCCCGCGTGATCGTTCGTCGCCTCCTTCACATCGAACGGGAACACGGCAGGAGCTGCCTTCGTGTACTGGTGGTCGGCAGTTCCAGCGGCGTCCAGCATCTGGCCGACTCCCTTCGAGCGCAGCCCATGGCCGGCTATATCCCGATCGGGGCCTACCTTCCCGGGGTTGAACCTGATGCGAGCACTGCGGGCAATCTGGATCTGCAGGTGGTGGGAAGGGCGGTGGAGGCCGACGACATCATCTCCGACATCAAGGGGTTCAGCCCTGATGCGGTAGCCCTCTCGAGCAGCATGCAGCTCGCCCCGGAGACCATCAGGGCCCTCGGCTGGGCGCTTGCTGACCTGAATATCCGTCTCATCATGGCGCCCGCCCTCACGGATGTTGCCGGACCCCGCATCCATACCCGCCCGGTAGCGGGCCTTCCATTGATCCACGTCTCGACACCGAACCTCGAGAAGGGCCAGCGCTTCTTCAAGCGCACCACTGACATCATCGGCGCCACCGTGCTGATCATCGCCGCATCCCCACTTCTTGCTGCAATCGCCCTGCTCGTGCGGTTCGACTCGCCCGGCCCCGTCCTGTTCCGTCAGGAACGGGTGGGTACTGCCGGGGAATGCTTCGAGATGTACAAGTTCCGGTCCATGGTGGTGGACGCCGAAGCCAGGCTGGAGCAGCTTCTTGACAACCACGAAGGCAACGAAGTCCTGTTCAAACTGAAGAACGACCCCCGGATCACGAAGGTCGGCCGATTCCTCCGCAAGTTCAGCCTCGATGAGTTGCCCCAGTTGTTCAATGTGCTCGGTGGTTCCATGTCCCTGGTGGGTCCTCGCCCGCCACTGGCCGCCGAGGTGGAGCGCTACGACATCCGTGCTCACCGTCGGCTGCTTGTCCGTCCGGGAATGACGGGCCTCTGGCAGATCAGCGGCCGGTCGTTGCTCTCCTGGGACGAGACCGTGCGACTCGACCTGTACTACGTGGAGAACTGGTCCTTTCTCGGCGACCTGACCATCCTGCTGCGCACGTTCAAGGCCGTGGTCGGCCGTCATGGTGCCTTCTGA
- the gmd gene encoding GDP-mannose 4,6-dehydratase, with protein sequence MSKRALITGITGQDGSYLAELLLGKGYEVHGLIRRASTFNTARIGHLYVDPHDPSAKLFLHYGDLGDGSRLVTLLADIRPDEVYNLAAQSHVRVSFDEPEHTGDITGMGTVRLLEAVRLAGIETKFYQASSSEMFGATPPPQNEETQFYPRSPYGAAKVYSYWVTRNYREAHGMYAVNGILFNHESPRRGETFVTRKITRAVAAIQAGQQEHVYMGNLDAVRDWGYAAEYVEGMWRMLQVDEPDDFVLATGGSYTVKDFLRIAFEHAGLNWEDHVKFDERYLRPTEVDALVGDASKAQDKLGWKATIHTPDLARLMVDADIESLKHAGRHWIDTVALECWGR encoded by the coding sequence TTGTCCAAGCGTGCTCTCATCACTGGAATCACCGGCCAGGACGGCTCTTACCTGGCTGAACTGCTGCTCGGGAAGGGGTATGAAGTTCACGGTTTGATCCGGCGAGCGTCAACCTTCAACACGGCGCGCATCGGTCACCTTTATGTCGATCCCCACGATCCCAGCGCAAAGTTGTTCCTCCACTATGGTGATCTGGGCGATGGCTCACGCCTCGTGACCCTTCTCGCGGATATTCGTCCCGACGAGGTCTATAACCTTGCGGCGCAGTCGCACGTCCGGGTCAGCTTCGACGAACCCGAACACACCGGAGACATCACCGGCATGGGTACGGTTCGGCTCCTCGAAGCCGTGCGGTTGGCAGGTATCGAAACGAAGTTCTATCAGGCGTCGTCATCGGAGATGTTCGGAGCAACTCCCCCTCCCCAGAACGAGGAGACACAGTTCTATCCCCGTTCCCCCTACGGCGCGGCAAAGGTCTACAGCTACTGGGTAACGAGGAACTACCGCGAGGCTCATGGCATGTATGCGGTGAATGGGATCCTCTTCAACCACGAGTCCCCCCGCCGCGGCGAGACGTTCGTGACCCGGAAGATCACGCGCGCCGTCGCCGCTATTCAGGCTGGGCAGCAGGAGCACGTCTACATGGGAAATCTCGACGCTGTACGGGATTGGGGTTACGCGGCGGAATACGTAGAGGGTATGTGGCGGATGCTGCAGGTCGACGAACCGGACGACTTCGTTCTGGCCACTGGCGGTAGCTACACGGTGAAGGACTTCCTGCGGATCGCATTCGAACACGCCGGCTTGAACTGGGAAGACCACGTCAAGTTCGACGAGCGATACCTCCGGCCGACAGAAGTCGACGCTCTGGTGGGAGACGCATCGAAAGCACAGGACAAGCTCGGGTGGAAGGCCACCATTCATACGCCCGATCTCGCTCGCCTTATGGTCGATGCAGACATCGAGAGCCTGAAGCATGCTGGACGCCACTGGATCGACACGGTCGCTCTCGAATGCTGGGGACGCTGA
- a CDS encoding GDP-L-fucose synthase family protein yields the protein MAAFEPRRLERDAPFYIAGHGGLVGSAIWRKLESEGFSSLHGRSSSELDLRDRSAVFGYMADLQPRYLVLAAAKVGGIIANNTYPVDFLTDNLQIQLNVLDAAREQNVERVLFLGSSCVYPKFAPQPIREDALLTGYLEPTNDAYAIAKIAGIVHIQAVRRQFGLPWISAMPTNLYGPGDNFSPEGSHVLPALIRRYDDAARRGEDTVTNWGTGSPRREFLHVDDMASACLHLLEHYDGPAQVNVGTGTDVTIRDLSEIVAAAVGYRGTIEWDATKPDGTPQKLLDVSKLTDAGWTAEIGLEAGVMATVDWYRANRSRLRS from the coding sequence ATGGCGGCTTTCGAGCCTCGCCGTCTCGAACGAGACGCTCCCTTCTACATCGCGGGCCACGGGGGACTGGTAGGGTCCGCGATCTGGCGCAAGCTCGAGTCGGAGGGATTCAGCAGCCTCCACGGACGAAGCTCGTCCGAGCTGGACCTCAGGGACCGCTCCGCCGTCTTCGGCTACATGGCGGACCTGCAGCCACGCTATCTGGTGTTGGCCGCCGCCAAGGTCGGCGGCATCATCGCCAACAACACCTACCCGGTGGACTTTCTGACGGACAACCTTCAGATCCAGTTGAACGTGCTCGACGCAGCCCGGGAACAGAATGTCGAGAGAGTACTCTTCCTGGGATCCTCCTGCGTCTACCCCAAGTTCGCGCCGCAGCCGATCCGTGAGGACGCCCTGCTCACCGGGTACCTCGAACCCACCAATGACGCTTACGCGATTGCCAAAATCGCCGGCATCGTGCACATCCAGGCAGTTCGCCGCCAGTTCGGTTTGCCCTGGATCTCGGCGATGCCCACGAACCTGTACGGTCCCGGCGATAACTTCTCTCCGGAGGGCTCCCATGTACTACCTGCACTCATCCGCCGATACGACGACGCCGCGCGGCGCGGCGAGGACACGGTCACGAACTGGGGCACCGGCTCACCTCGACGGGAATTCCTCCACGTCGATGACATGGCATCCGCGTGCCTGCACCTGCTGGAGCATTACGACGGGCCTGCGCAGGTCAACGTCGGCACCGGTACCGATGTAACCATCAGGGACCTCTCTGAGATCGTGGCTGCCGCTGTCGGCTACCGGGGCACCATCGAATGGGACGCCACCAAGCCCGACGGGACGCCACAGAAGTTGCTCGATGTGTCGAAGTTGACCGATGCAGGGTGGACCGCAGAGATCGGCCTGGAAGCCGGCGTGATGGCTACCGTCGACTGGTACCGCGCAAACCGATCCAGGCTACGCAGCTGA
- a CDS encoding glycosyltransferase family 4 protein, with the protein MIDRKLRISIIALNYMPESTGIAPYVTRLAERLAAEGHFVQALVGFPHYPEWRLRAGYSGWQSMEKIQNVHVKRLRHYVPANPTALKRLHLELSFGVRVLFARWNSPDVVLVVTPALFSAALVLLRTRFGLRRPATGIWVQDIYSRGLEEISRGPSALVSAMRNLEGLVFRSATGVCVIHERFKDYVVSALGVTDRHVTVIRNWTHLEPHESNERTATRSRWGWRDQDIVVLHAGNMGAKQGLDNVVRAAALAAHQDSPVRFVLLGDGNQRQRVEALAAGVGHVQFIDPLPDEDFRAVLGAADILLVNELPGLRETAVPSKLTSYFSTGLPVIAATDPGSTTAGEIARSRGGIRVEPDAPAALLETAELLGANGSLAEALGQSGRNYAISALSEDAAIVAYGAWLQALRTNESALQQPIRHEAK; encoded by the coding sequence GTGATCGATCGGAAGCTGCGTATCTCAATAATCGCCCTCAACTACATGCCGGAGTCGACGGGGATCGCTCCCTACGTCACCCGGCTGGCGGAGCGATTGGCAGCGGAGGGTCACTTCGTGCAGGCACTTGTCGGATTCCCGCACTATCCGGAGTGGAGACTGAGGGCCGGGTACTCCGGCTGGCAATCAATGGAGAAGATTCAGAACGTCCATGTGAAGCGCCTTCGCCACTACGTGCCCGCGAACCCCACTGCCCTGAAGCGCCTGCATCTCGAACTCAGCTTCGGAGTGCGAGTGTTGTTCGCGCGATGGAACAGCCCGGACGTGGTCCTGGTGGTGACACCCGCCCTGTTTTCGGCTGCGCTCGTCCTCTTGCGGACGCGATTCGGCCTACGTCGGCCGGCGACGGGCATATGGGTCCAGGATATCTACAGCCGCGGTCTGGAAGAGATCAGCAGAGGGCCGTCCGCACTCGTGTCCGCGATGCGGAATCTGGAGGGGCTCGTCTTTCGCTCGGCGACAGGCGTGTGCGTCATTCACGAGCGCTTCAAGGACTACGTCGTGTCAGCTCTCGGCGTGACTGATCGACACGTCACGGTCATTCGTAATTGGACTCATCTGGAGCCCCACGAATCGAACGAACGGACGGCAACTCGCTCACGGTGGGGGTGGCGAGATCAGGACATCGTTGTTCTGCATGCTGGAAACATGGGTGCGAAGCAGGGGCTGGACAACGTTGTCCGAGCTGCAGCCCTCGCGGCTCACCAGGACTCGCCCGTTCGTTTCGTGCTCCTGGGCGACGGCAATCAGCGCCAGCGCGTGGAGGCGCTGGCCGCGGGGGTCGGGCATGTCCAGTTCATCGACCCTCTTCCAGACGAGGATTTCAGAGCCGTCCTTGGTGCAGCAGACATCCTCCTGGTGAATGAGTTGCCCGGCCTCAGGGAGACTGCAGTTCCGAGCAAGTTGACGTCCTACTTCTCGACCGGGTTACCCGTCATTGCAGCAACAGATCCCGGCAGCACTACGGCAGGCGAAATTGCCAGGTCCCGTGGCGGAATACGTGTAGAACCTGATGCTCCAGCGGCCCTGCTGGAAACGGCCGAGCTGCTCGGTGCGAATGGATCGCTAGCCGAAGCGCTCGGACAATCGGGCAGGAATTACGCCATCAGTGCTCTGTCCGAGGACGCCGCTATAGTGGCCTACGGCGCCTGGTTGCAAGCGCTCCGGACAAACGAAAGTGCGCTCCAGCAGCCGATACGGCATGAAGCCAAATAG
- a CDS encoding DapH/DapD/GlmU-related protein, giving the protein MTHFRRLAAFTGSGYDKGRGRIVQALWIAASSLVVERIWCPPSVRVGVLRAFGAEIGEGVLIRQGVRVHWPWKLTIKDDVWIGVDAWLLNLEPITIGRDVCISQGAFLCTGSHDVNSRTFEFDNAPIRIGDGAWIASRATVLRGVTVGRDAVIGATALVVTDVPDGARVLAPVAGVRPGRIES; this is encoded by the coding sequence GTGACGCATTTCCGCAGACTTGCGGCCTTCACCGGGTCCGGCTACGACAAAGGTCGCGGCAGGATCGTCCAAGCCCTCTGGATTGCGGCCTCATCCCTCGTCGTCGAACGCATCTGGTGTCCGCCGTCGGTCCGCGTCGGAGTCCTGCGCGCATTCGGAGCGGAAATAGGTGAAGGCGTGCTGATTCGGCAGGGGGTGCGCGTCCACTGGCCCTGGAAGCTGACCATCAAGGATGACGTCTGGATCGGAGTGGACGCCTGGCTGCTCAATCTCGAACCCATCACCATCGGGCGCGACGTCTGCATCTCCCAGGGGGCATTCCTGTGTACAGGGAGCCACGACGTCAATTCCCGAACTTTTGAATTCGACAATGCTCCGATCCGCATCGGAGACGGGGCGTGGATAGCCAGTCGGGCGACTGTCCTTCGCGGGGTGACAGTCGGCCGAGACGCCGTGATCGGGGCGACTGCTCTCGTGGTCACCGATGTTCCTGACGGAGCGCGAGTGCTCGCCCCCGTCGCCGGCGTGAGGCCGGGCAGGATCGAATCATGA
- a CDS encoding glycosyltransferase, with protein MEKKTQDGVEGRQAMRVLWITNFAAPYRLPVWRKLADHYELEVAVLVDADNFHRDGKDRGKEWSPSGQSESTFSFGVLSAYRLPRIARPFYFLRAVREQRRFPAGGSVLLGGWEEPAYWQALVLAKLKGTRTVGFYESTMQSQTYRSGVIASARKTFFRSLDAVVVPGPAAAAAVREMGVRESKIFEGFNAVDVAAFDSARRANANPGNNGGHRYVYVGRLIELKNIPNIVAAFALIAFEGDTLTLIGTGELRAELLRQVRSLGLEDRVFFVGPVPYSDLPGVMVQYDTLVLASLTEVWGLVVNEALAAGLHCVVGNRCGVAASVQGMRGVYISGIDAEDLATRMSMSRSDWEGPISAPEMLDKTPESFAMIFADAVRRERGRGQ; from the coding sequence ATGGAGAAGAAGACCCAAGACGGGGTCGAGGGACGGCAAGCAATGCGAGTGCTGTGGATAACGAACTTCGCCGCACCGTATCGTCTACCCGTCTGGCGAAAGCTGGCCGACCACTATGAGCTCGAGGTGGCCGTACTGGTCGACGCGGACAACTTTCATCGGGACGGTAAGGACCGCGGTAAGGAATGGTCTCCCAGCGGACAGTCGGAGAGCACATTCTCCTTCGGAGTGCTGAGCGCCTACCGATTGCCGCGAATCGCCCGTCCATTCTACTTCTTGCGAGCCGTTCGGGAACAGCGGCGCTTCCCTGCCGGCGGGAGTGTTCTGCTGGGGGGGTGGGAAGAGCCCGCATACTGGCAAGCCCTGGTTCTTGCGAAACTCAAGGGTACGAGGACGGTGGGATTCTACGAATCCACGATGCAGTCGCAGACCTACAGGAGCGGAGTCATCGCGAGCGCGCGGAAGACATTCTTTAGGTCGCTCGACGCCGTCGTGGTACCAGGACCTGCCGCAGCAGCGGCAGTCCGCGAGATGGGTGTCCGTGAATCGAAGATCTTCGAGGGCTTCAACGCCGTCGATGTCGCGGCCTTCGATAGCGCCCGTCGGGCGAACGCGAATCCGGGCAACAATGGCGGGCACAGATACGTTTACGTCGGGCGGCTGATCGAACTCAAGAACATCCCCAACATCGTTGCAGCTTTCGCGCTCATCGCTTTCGAGGGTGACACCCTGACCCTGATCGGGACGGGCGAGTTGCGGGCGGAACTCCTGCGGCAGGTGAGGAGCCTGGGTCTGGAGGACCGCGTCTTCTTCGTAGGTCCGGTCCCATACTCCGATCTTCCCGGGGTCATGGTGCAGTACGACACACTCGTACTCGCGTCCCTGACGGAGGTCTGGGGTCTTGTCGTCAATGAGGCGCTAGCGGCGGGCCTGCATTGCGTCGTGGGGAATCGCTGCGGTGTGGCCGCATCGGTGCAGGGAATGCGAGGGGTGTACATCAGCGGCATCGACGCCGAGGACCTGGCCACGCGGATGTCCATGAGCCGTAGTGACTGGGAGGGCCCGATCTCCGCACCGGAAATGCTCGACAAGACCCCGGAATCATTCGCGATGATCTTCGCCGACGCTGTGCGGCGGGAACGGGGTCGCGGGCAATAG